ACTCGACGGCGGGGGCCGCTCCGATCTGGTGCTCAGTTACTTCATCGAGCAGATCGATCCGCAGGACTCCGACCGCTTGCGGGCCGCGCTCCGCACCTTGGCCAGACGGTCTTCGAGGGCGAAGAAGCAGTGAATGTTGCCGCGGGCCTGCTGATCTACAGCGCGGCGATGGTGGTGCTGGCACCGCCGCTGCTCGGTGCCCTGACCCGCGGCGGGTCGGCTCCGAGGTTCGGTGTGGCGGTGTGGCTCATCGCGATCGTCAGTGTGTTGGCCACCTGGGTTGCGATTCCCGCACTGATCCTGGCCGACGTGGTGTTCCACGATGGCCGACGCGGGTCGTTGCTGTCTTCCTGTGTGCGATTCCTCTGTGAACTCGCGGCCGGACGGGTGGGCATCGCGGCGCAGCTGACGGTGGTGGCCGTCGCAGTCGGCCTGCTCGCGGCCGGGACCGGTGTGGCGATCAGGGTGGCCGGCACCATTCGGCGACTGCACGCCCACGCTCATGACCACGCGCAAGCGGTGCGGCTCGTCGGACGTCCCGCCGGGCAGCCCGATGTCTTCATCGTCGACTCCGGTGAGCGCACCGCCTACTGCGTGGCGGGTCGGCCTCCGGCGATCGTGGTCACCAGTGGTGCGCTGGCCGCGCTGGACCGGGACGGCTTGCAGGCGGTACTGGCCCATGAGCGGGCGCACCTGGATGGGCACCATCCGGCGATCGTGACCGCCCTGCGCGGATTGGCCACGGTCTTCCCCCGGATGAAGCTGATCACCAGTGGGGCCCGCGAGATCCCACGGCTGTTGGAGATGTGCGCCGACGATGCCGCGGTGCGCCACCACGGGCAGCACCCGCTCCTGACGGGGTTGATGGCCCTCGCGGGGGCGACGCCGGCCCAAGCCCTTGGCGCCGCCGATGTGGCGTTGCTGAGCCGTGCCGAGCGTCTGGTGCTTCCTCCGGCCGCATGGTCACGGATCAGCACCCGGGTGGGTCTCTGCGGTGCGATGACCGTGATTTTCCTGGTACCGGTCGCGACCTTCGTGCTGGGCACGTCGGGTCTGTTCTGCCGCTGACGTCAGTGCTCGCGGTCGAAAAGCACCAGCGTGTCGACCAGGTTGCCGTCGACGAAATAGGCCCGGCAGGTGAAGGGGTCGTGGATCGTGCTGCCGACCTCGGTCTGGGCCTCAACCGTTCCGGAGACATTCCATACGGTGATACGTGACTGATCCACACCCTTGAGCGGTTCATCGGTGGTCAGCGCGAACAGGTCACGACTGTCGGGCTCGAGATCGGCGACCGTCGCCTGCACGCCAGCAAGCTGTGCGGTCTGCGGTGACGCCAACTTGCCCCGTACATCTGTTTCGCAGCGGTCCTGCACTGCCCGTTCCGTCGTGTTCGTGACACCGAAGACGTTGGTTTTCACCGCGATTGCCGCGATGACGCCGACGATGACGGCACATGCCAGCAGCCACATCCGGGCCCGCGGCCTGTTCGGAGATGGCTGGTGACGCATGTCCACACCTTTCCCGATTCCTGGTCCTGGCAAACCATACAACGACGGTGCGCCACGCCAAGCCGGGCCGTCACGCGGTCAGTATTCGATGATGCGCGTGACGAACGGCGTCATTCCCGACGTGCGAACGGGCGAGATCTTGACCGGGACACCGGTCTGCTGTGCCTCGAGCATCTGACCACCGCCGAGGTAGAGCGCTTCGTGCTGCCCGCCACCGGGCCCCCAGAACAGCAGGTCACCGCGCTTGGCCTGGGACGGCGGCAGCTGACGGCCCGCGGTGTACTGGTCGCCTGAGTAGCGGGGGAGCAGGATGCCGACACCGGCGAACGCGTACCGGACGAGCCCGGAGCAGTCGAAACCGACGGTGTTGGCGCCAGAGTCGACTCCGCGGCTCGGGCCGGTGAGACTGCCGCCGCCCCAGGAGTAGGGCACGCCGAGTTGGCTGCCGGCCCGCCGGATGACGTACTCGACCGCCTGTCTGCCATACACCCGGTTGACGCGAAGGGCGGGGCCCGTGGCACCGGAGTCTGCGGGCACAAGTCCCAGGCTCCCCAGGAACTTTCGGCCCAGGTCGAAGGTCGTCTGTGCGGCCCGCGCGCTTGCCTGCAACGAGGCGTTGGCGATGGCGACCGGATCTCCGGGGGCGCCTGCGCTCAGCAGGTTGGGCAGCGTGGGATCCCACTGGCCGGCCGTGGGATCGGCGTGCGCGACAGGCGCTCCCATCGAGGCCAGCGACACGGCCGCCAAAAGTCCGGTGCGCAACACGGTTCGACGATTCCAGGGGGTGGGCGTTGCGCGCGCAGGTGAAGCCATGGTGGC
The genomic region above belongs to Mycolicibacterium sp. HK-90 and contains:
- the ripB gene encoding NlpC/P60 family peptidoglycan endopeptidase RipB, with the translated sequence MASPARATPTPWNRRTVLRTGLLAAVSLASMGAPVAHADPTAGQWDPTLPNLLSAGAPGDPVAIANASLQASARAAQTTFDLGRKFLGSLGLVPADSGATGPALRVNRVYGRQAVEYVIRRAGSQLGVPYSWGGGSLTGPSRGVDSGANTVGFDCSGLVRYAFAGVGILLPRYSGDQYTAGRQLPPSQAKRGDLLFWGPGGGQHEALYLGGGQMLEAQQTGVPVKISPVRTSGMTPFVTRIIEY
- a CDS encoding M56 family metallopeptidase — protein: MNVAAGLLIYSAAMVVLAPPLLGALTRGGSAPRFGVAVWLIAIVSVLATWVAIPALILADVVFHDGRRGSLLSSCVRFLCELAAGRVGIAAQLTVVAVAVGLLAAGTGVAIRVAGTIRRLHAHAHDHAQAVRLVGRPAGQPDVFIVDSGERTAYCVAGRPPAIVVTSGALAALDRDGLQAVLAHERAHLDGHHPAIVTALRGLATVFPRMKLITSGAREIPRLLEMCADDAAVRHHGQHPLLTGLMALAGATPAQALGAADVALLSRAERLVLPPAAWSRISTRVGLCGAMTVIFLVPVATFVLGTSGLFCR